A window from Drosophila subobscura isolate 14011-0131.10 chromosome O, UCBerk_Dsub_1.0, whole genome shotgun sequence encodes these proteins:
- the LOC117899487 gene encoding uncharacterized protein LOC117899487 isoform X8 gives MDEDQLERIVARARLGAGPIRQMFMRHFVSGGTEQDAFFDCQSFSEDCESRRERERGVGHDSDAMRCALERTATNIQMMLNSLDEMSPPNRPIGFTLEITTALAVNDDQRPGASGRITGQPVTVHMPLQFDPRTRQLTSKCQGQQQHQMQASICGSRAPSPTRHGTDYPALTYLQDECRCRNNTCNNNRSRPQDIQTDQSYLQKHRQQSPVSLSCPAGGAGTGYHRPSQTETSYLRDHKKPQFKDAQDNQSEGNHSSQDSQTESSYVNDQYKRQRDKLTQERTSQTQMLHPTQLMPCDNQQDGNETIYTTASNPNSNRGPCPCNSSATTSEFYHTPCQSTVQSTRHAACGCSLHNYLPRSEMDNRPPFACDPRPMTCHDCLCGGQHQSDLPPWTPNPNAQHIAVSSAENSCGCPWAANNEEDTSYQSAATTCFTQNSESKATTLALHGNPCSTATSACPITSTIDLCLSKGSSKGFKSFTTWVDRADTCANSACPVTSTIGMCSSTALAESATTKEVSNIMICGTKTDSSNDAICTSNTFAGACPSKTILDPCSSKSLPDPCAPKFIADPCSLKSLPDPCSSKSLPDPCASKSIADPCSLKSLPDACASKAFADTYPSKVDTNPCSSRGFADPTSSKALFNSCISKAVSNHCHADPSSTNAMAFHMDTRVIEATCGTQTSVLPLVGTSGNLEAEGSDVSNQENSYTTSGTQGLPPAFGCDDQTSGTSRSRSVVNKITCLCSSDQKSIYNNRFEKGPREEGHVQYGDELMRENSDHCNICEVCPPPHDPMQSIGSSVRGAAPAKPLSIKCDKSTCTCTSRCRSKGKMKSQSKQQSRHAPQSSKQVFLEDQDVFRDCASFNSNVKSVKSKSSRRLSYADASSSLPIITSCYSKAQGAPNTTAVCPCGVCGLSQIDCKHSRIDTSGTCIGVCGQDNEEAALWSCYEPSIQMKSRSDAQCMEIKSSNDAQSMEMKSCYEPSLDKQSESGYFRSPDTSAYTEYTDAPCKEVVVESRKERIMDMVQQLSDAADCDCNEDRPAMIQNLFRELALMLRMEEERAVAPQDEIKTQKPTFEECCAIQQQCDPQPVDENVKGTKERRRIECFETLDDAVRKCFMKQETKQLPEVEIYALEEDSDSDREDACARWLPSAESTIFKDVEGQGCGNDDEFLDPNSQRHLLEQMTKLVREPSPEECDMCVEILHQVVEPCRSYDRNKFDGDSCDKMAEPQTPPKEAKVMPSNIKVVPDKVAPKVPSNIKVEPDKVVPCASQDKTLAKLDKGNSDEYCPPQYQSSKIEPCPTITPAPSQVPSAMKTEVCVTVENYKQTESSTSVDKGKKIESKQESCTSVDKAKKIDSKQELCATDLGNLLPDGPLSPEARQLCEKLLRQALVDCGACDKLAPSQSCQSSEVAARSYEDPKGAGHCQCCHCRALKSERECRTVSKTLRAAMCDPACEMKYFIDSMIVDLEVMDHVLDNKKAKAKDVRANCLGNALGAGFPVTISAVSSLGCTALYIKWDVQDCAGIAGYEIYVDGNLRSRLYSYRHEAAVVGCVDVTKGHQIVLRAQAIGQDFPGDDLPVGNCKTVVHTSHPEMLVGAKRPWSPSIYFYDPSMGIRQAPGARREAS, from the exons ATGGATGAGGATCAGTTGGAGCGAATcgtggccagggccaggctgGGCGCTGGTCCCATACGACAGATGTTCATGCGACACTTTGTTTCGGGCGGCACAGAGCAGGATGCCTTCTTCGACTGCCAGAGCTTCAGCGAGGACTGTGAGAGCCgccgggagcgggagcggggcGTGGGCCACGACTCGGACGCCATGCGCTGTGCCCTGGAACGGACCGCCACAAACATCCAAATGATGTTGAACAGCCTGGATGAGATGTCGCCTCCGAATCGGCCCATCGGCTTCACCCTGGAGATAACCACCGCCCTGGCGGTCAACGATGACCAGCGACCGGGCGCAAGCGGACGCATCACTGGCCAACCGGTGACCGTGCACATGCCCCTGCAATTCGATCCGCGCACCAGACAATTGACCTCCAAGTgccaggggcagcagcagcaccagatgCAGGCCTCCATTTGTGGCAGCAGAGCCCCCAGTCCGACGAGACATGGCACAG ATTACCCAGCTCTGACGTACTTGCAGGACGAGTGCCGATGCCGCAACAACAcctgcaacaacaaccgcTCCCGCCCCCAGGATATCCAGACCGACCAATCGTACCTACAGAAGCACAGACAGCAGTCGCCAGTGAGCCTGAGCTgcccagcaggaggagcagggacAGGCTATCACAGGCCATCCCAGACGGAGACCTCGTATCTGCGCGACCACAAGAAACCACAGTTTAAAGATGCCCAGGACAACCAATCAGAGGGTAACCACAGCAGCCAGGACTCGCAGACGGAGTCCTCCTACGTGAACGATCAATACAAACGGCAGCGGGACAAGCTCACGCAGGAGCGGACATCACAGACCCAAATGCTGCATCCCACACAGCTCATGCCATGCGATAATCAACAGGATGGTAACGAAACGATCTACACTACGGCAAGCAATCCAAACAGCAATCGCGGGCCATGTCCATGCAATTCGAGTGCCACAACATCGGAGTTCTACCACACGCCCTGCCAGAGCACAGTTCAATCCacgcggcatgcggcatgtggcTGCAGTCTGCATAATTATTTGCCCAGATCAGAGATGGACAACAGGCCGCCGTTTGCCTGTGATCCGCGACCCATGACCTGCCACGATTGCCTCTGTGGCGGCCAGCATCAGAGCGATTTGCCGCCCTGGACACCGAATCCGAATGCCCAGCATATAGCCGTGTCGAGTGCGGAGAACAGCTGCGGCTGTCCGTGGGCAGCGAACAACGAGGAGGATACCTCGTACCAGAGTGCGGCCACCACTTGCTTCACTCAGAACTCAGAATCCAAGGCCACGACACTGGCACTACACGGGAATCCTTGTTCAACGGCAACCAGTGCTTGTCCCATTACGAGCACCATCGACTTATGCCTGTCGAAGGGTTCATCCAAGGGCTTCAAGAGCTTCACTACGTGGGTTGATAGAGCGGATACATGCGCGAATAGTGCTTGTCCTGTCACCAGCACCATTGGTATGTGCTCCTCGACAGCACTGGCTGAGTCTGCAACAACCAAGGAAGTCAGTAATATCATGATTTGTGGCACCAAAACGGATTCTAGCAATGATGCCATATGCACTTCGAATACTTTTGCAGGTGCCTGCCCATCGAAGACCATTTTAGATCCTTGCTCATCGAAGTCTCTGCCAGATCCTTGTGCACCAAAGTTCATTGCAGATCCCTGTTCATTGAAGTCTCTGCCAG ATCCCTGTTCATCGAAGTCTCTGCCAGATCCTTGTGCATCAAAGTCCATTGCAGATCCCTGTTCATTGAAGTCTCTGCCAGATGCTTGTGCATCCAAAGCCTTTGCAGATACTTACCCATCGAAGGTCGACACAAATCCTTGTTCATCCCGTGGCTTTGCTGATCCCACCTCATCGAAGGCGCTCTTTAATTCGTGTATATCCAAGGCAGTTTCGAATCATTGCCATGCAGATCCCAGCTCCACAAATGCCATGGCATTCCACATGGACACGCGGGTCATTGAAGCAACTTGTGGCACCCAAACCAGCGTGCTGCCTCTGGTTGGAACTTCGGGCAATTTGGAGGCCGAAGGTTCAGACGTGAGCAACCAAGAGAACAGCTACACGACCTCCGGCACACAAGGATTACCACCGGCGTTTGGGTGTGATGATCAGACCTCGGGCACCTCTCGATCGCGCTCCGTCGTCAACAAGATCACCTGTTTGTGCTCCTCGGACCAGAAATCGATCTACAACAACCGCTTCGAGAAGGGTCCACGAGAAGAGGGCCACGTCCAGTACGGGGATGAGCTCATGCGGGAGAATTCCGATCATTGCAACATTTGTGAGGTGTGTCCACCGCCCCACGATCCCATGCAGTCCATTGGCAGCTCTGTGCGCGGTGCAGCACCCGCCAAGCCACTGTCCATCAAGTGCGACAAGTCCACGTGCACGTGCACCTCCCGGTGCCGGTCCAAGGGCAAAATGAAGAGCCAATCGAAGCAACAGTCCCGCCACGCGCCGCAGAGCTCCAAGCAGGTGTTCCTGGAGGATCAGGACGTGTTTCGCGACTGCGCCTCGTTCAACTCCAACGTCAAGTCTGTCAAGTCGAAGAGCAGCCGCAGATTGTCCTACGCTGATGCTTCATCATCGCTGCCGATCATCACCAGCTGCTACAGCAAGGCCCAAGGTGCGCCTAACACGACGGCTGTGTGTCCGTGCGGCGTCTGTGGTTTGTCACAGATTGACTGCAAGCACTCCAGGATCGACACATCTGGAACGTGCATCGGCGTTTGCGGCCAGGACAATGAGGAGGCGGCACTGTGGAGCTGTTACGAGCCATCCATTCAGATGAAGAGCCGCAGCGACGCCCAATGCATGGAGATAAAGAGCAGCAACGACGCCCAATCCATGGAGATGAAGAGCTGCTACGAACCATCATTGGACAAGCAGAGCGAGTCCGGCTACTTTCGCTCGCCGGACACATCGGCCTACACCGAGTACACGGATGCCCCCTGCaaggaggtggtggtggaaaGCCGCAAGGAGCGCATCATGGACATGGTGCAGCAGCTGAGCGATGCCGCTGACTGTGACTGCAACGAGGATCGTCCGGCCATGATACAGAATCTGTTTCGGGAGCTGGCCCTCATGCTGCGCATGGAGGAGGAGCGTGCCGTCGCCCCGCAGGACGAAATAAAGACACAAAAGCCTACCTTCGAGGAGTGCTGCGCCATCCAGCAGCAGTGCGACCCCCAGCCAGTCGACGAGAATGTCAAAGGCACAAAGGAACGGCGCCGCATTGAGTGCTTCGAGACGCTGGACGATGCCGTGCGCAAGTGCTTCATGAAACAGGAAACCAAACAGCTGCCAGAGGTGGAGATCTATGCACTCGAAGAGGACTCGGATTCGGATAGAGAAGATGCCTGTGCCCGGTGGCTGCCTTCTGCGGAATCAACCATATTCAAGGATGTGGAAGGTCAGGGATGCGGCAACGATGACGAGTTCCTGGACCCGAATAGCCAACGCCATCTCCTCGAACAGATGACAAAGCTAGTGAGGGAACCCAGTCCTGAAGAGTGTGACATGTGTGTGGAGATCTTGCATCAAGTTGTAGAGCCCTGCCGCAGTTACGATCGCAATAAATTCGATGGCGATTCATGTGACAAAATGGCGGAACCCCAAACCCCGCCCAAGGAGGCTAAAGTGATGCCTTCGAATATCAAAGTGGTGCCGGATAAAGTGGCACCCAAAGTGCCTTCGAATATCAAAGTGGAGCCGGATAAAGTGGTTCCCTGTGCCTCTCAAGATAAAACTTTGGCCAAACTAGACAAAGGCAATTCCGACGAATATTGCCCTCCACAGTATCAAAGCTCAAAGATTGAGCCCTGCCCAACGATTACGCCAGCACCCAGTCAAGTGCCCAGTGCCATGAAGACAGAGGTCTGTGTGACGGTGGAGAATTACAAACAGACGGAATCCAGCACCTCTGTGGATAAAGGCAAGAAGATCGAAAGCAAGCAGGAATCGTGCACCTCTGTGGATAAAGCCAAGAAGATCGATAGCAAGCAGGAGCTCTGTGCCACGGATTTGGGCAATCTCCTGCCCGATGGACCACTAAGTCCAGAGGCACGCCAGCTGTGCGAGAAGCTGCTGCGCCAGGCCCTGGTGGACTGTGGTGCCTGTGATAAGCTGGCACCATCTCAGTCGTGTCAGAGCTCAGAGGTGGCAGCCAGATCATATGAAGACCCAAAAGGAGCAGGGCACTGCCAGTGCTGTCATTGTCGTGCCCTCAAGTCCGAAAGAGAATGCAGAACCGTGTCCAAGACTCTGCGTGCGGCCATGTGCGATCCAGCTTGTGAAATG aaaTACTTTATCGACTCTATGATTGTGGACTTGGAGGTCATGGACCATGTGCTGgacaacaaaaaggcaaaggccaag GATGTAAGGGCAAATTGCTTGGGCAATGCGCTGGGAGCAGGCTTCCCCGTGACCATCAGCGCTGTCTCCAGTTTGGGCTGCACCGCTCTCTACATCAAATGGGATGTGCAGGACTGTGCCGGCATTGCCGGATACGAG ATTTACGTGGATGGAAATTTAAGGAGTCGCCTTTACAGCTACCGACACGAGGCAGCTGTGGTGGGATGTGTGGACGTCACAAAGGGACATCAGATTGTGCTGCGGGCCCAGGCAATAGGCCAGGACTTTCCAGGCGATGATCTGCCCGTGGGCAACTGCAAAACGGTGGTACATACCAGCCATCCGGAGATGTTGGTCGGAGCCAAGAGACCCTGGTCGCCCAGCATCTACTTCTATGATCCCAGCATGGGCATCAGGCAGGCGCCAGGCGCCAGGCGCGAGGCGAGCTAG
- the LOC117899487 gene encoding uncharacterized protein LOC117899487 isoform X3, whose protein sequence is MDEDQLERIVARARLGAGPIRQMFMRHFVSGGTEQDAFFDCQSFSEDCESRRERERGVGHDSDAMRCALERTATNIQMMLNSLDEMSPPNRPIGFTLEITTALAVNDDQRPGASGRITGQPVTVHMPLQFDPRTRQLTSKCQGQQQHQMQASICGSRAPSPTRHGTDYPALTYLQDECRCRNNTCNNNRSRPQDIQTDQSYLQKHRQQSPVSLSCPAGGAGTGYHRPSQTETSYLRDHKKPQFKDAQDNQSEGNHSSQDSQTESSYVNDQYKRQRDKLTQERTSQTQMLHPTQLMPCDNQQDGNETIYTTASNPNSNRGPCPCNSSATTSEFYHTPCQSTVQSTRHAACGCSLHNYLPRSEMDNRPPFACDPRPMTCHDCLCGGQHQSDLPPWTPNPNAQHIAVSSAENSCGCPWAANNEEDTSYQSAATTCFTQNSESKATTLALHGNPCSTATSACPITSTIDLCLSKGSSKGFKSFTTWVDRADTCANSACPVTSTIGMCSSTALAESATTKEVSNIMICGTKTDSSNDAICTSNTFAGACPSKTILDPCSSKSLPDPCAPKFIADPCSLKSLPDACASKAFADPCSLKSLPDPCSLKSLPDPCASKSIADPCSSKSLPDPCASKSIADPCSLKSLPDACASKAFADTYPSKVDTNPCSSRGFADPTSSKALFNSCISKAVSNHCHADPSSTNAMAFHMDTRVIEATCGTQTSVLPLVGTSGNLEAEGSDVSNQENSYTTSGTQGLPPAFGCDDQTSGTSRSRSVVNKITCLCSSDQKSIYNNRFEKGPREEGHVQYGDELMRENSDHCNICEVCPPPHDPMQSIGSSVRGAAPAKPLSIKCDKSTCTCTSRCRSKGKMKSQSKQQSRHAPQSSKQVFLEDQDVFRDCASFNSNVKSVKSKSSRRLSYADASSSLPIITSCYSKAQGAPNTTAVCPCGVCGLSQIDCKHSRIDTSGTCIGVCGQDNEEAALWSCYEPSIQMKSRSDAQCMEIKSSNDAQSMEMKSCYEPSLDKQSESGYFRSPDTSAYTEYTDAPCKEVVVESRKERIMDMVQQLSDAADCDCNEDRPAMIQNLFRELALMLRMEEERAVAPQDEIKTQKPTFEECCAIQQQCDPQPVDENVKGTKERRRIECFETLDDAVRKCFMKQETKQLPEVEIYALEEDSDSDREDACARWLPSAESTIFKDVEGQGCGNDDEFLDPNSQRHLLEQMTKLVREPSPEECDMCVEILHQVVEPCRSYDRNKFDGDSCDKMAEPQTPPKEAKVMPSNIKVVPDKVAPKVVPCASQDKTLAKLDKGNSDEYCPPQYQSSKIEPCPTITPAPSQVPSAMKTEVCVTVENYKQTESSTSVDKGKKIESKQESCTSVDKAKKIDSKQELCATDLGNLLPDGPLSPEARQLCEKLLRQALVDCGACDKLAPSQSCQSSEVAARSYEDPKGAGHCQCCHCRALKSERECRTVSKTLRAAMCDPACEMKYFIDSMIVDLEVMDHVLDNKKAKAKDVRANCLGNALGAGFPVTISAVSSLGCTALYIKWDVQDCAGIAGYEIYVDGNLRSRLYSYRHEAAVVGCVDVTKGHQIVLRAQAIGQDFPGDDLPVGNCKTVVHTSHPEMLVGAKRPWSPSIYFYDPSMGIRQAPGARREAS, encoded by the exons ATGGATGAGGATCAGTTGGAGCGAATcgtggccagggccaggctgGGCGCTGGTCCCATACGACAGATGTTCATGCGACACTTTGTTTCGGGCGGCACAGAGCAGGATGCCTTCTTCGACTGCCAGAGCTTCAGCGAGGACTGTGAGAGCCgccgggagcgggagcggggcGTGGGCCACGACTCGGACGCCATGCGCTGTGCCCTGGAACGGACCGCCACAAACATCCAAATGATGTTGAACAGCCTGGATGAGATGTCGCCTCCGAATCGGCCCATCGGCTTCACCCTGGAGATAACCACCGCCCTGGCGGTCAACGATGACCAGCGACCGGGCGCAAGCGGACGCATCACTGGCCAACCGGTGACCGTGCACATGCCCCTGCAATTCGATCCGCGCACCAGACAATTGACCTCCAAGTgccaggggcagcagcagcaccagatgCAGGCCTCCATTTGTGGCAGCAGAGCCCCCAGTCCGACGAGACATGGCACAG ATTACCCAGCTCTGACGTACTTGCAGGACGAGTGCCGATGCCGCAACAACAcctgcaacaacaaccgcTCCCGCCCCCAGGATATCCAGACCGACCAATCGTACCTACAGAAGCACAGACAGCAGTCGCCAGTGAGCCTGAGCTgcccagcaggaggagcagggacAGGCTATCACAGGCCATCCCAGACGGAGACCTCGTATCTGCGCGACCACAAGAAACCACAGTTTAAAGATGCCCAGGACAACCAATCAGAGGGTAACCACAGCAGCCAGGACTCGCAGACGGAGTCCTCCTACGTGAACGATCAATACAAACGGCAGCGGGACAAGCTCACGCAGGAGCGGACATCACAGACCCAAATGCTGCATCCCACACAGCTCATGCCATGCGATAATCAACAGGATGGTAACGAAACGATCTACACTACGGCAAGCAATCCAAACAGCAATCGCGGGCCATGTCCATGCAATTCGAGTGCCACAACATCGGAGTTCTACCACACGCCCTGCCAGAGCACAGTTCAATCCacgcggcatgcggcatgtggcTGCAGTCTGCATAATTATTTGCCCAGATCAGAGATGGACAACAGGCCGCCGTTTGCCTGTGATCCGCGACCCATGACCTGCCACGATTGCCTCTGTGGCGGCCAGCATCAGAGCGATTTGCCGCCCTGGACACCGAATCCGAATGCCCAGCATATAGCCGTGTCGAGTGCGGAGAACAGCTGCGGCTGTCCGTGGGCAGCGAACAACGAGGAGGATACCTCGTACCAGAGTGCGGCCACCACTTGCTTCACTCAGAACTCAGAATCCAAGGCCACGACACTGGCACTACACGGGAATCCTTGTTCAACGGCAACCAGTGCTTGTCCCATTACGAGCACCATCGACTTATGCCTGTCGAAGGGTTCATCCAAGGGCTTCAAGAGCTTCACTACGTGGGTTGATAGAGCGGATACATGCGCGAATAGTGCTTGTCCTGTCACCAGCACCATTGGTATGTGCTCCTCGACAGCACTGGCTGAGTCTGCAACAACCAAGGAAGTCAGTAATATCATGATTTGTGGCACCAAAACGGATTCTAGCAATGATGCCATATGCACTTCGAATACTTTTGCAGGTGCCTGCCCATCGAAGACCATTTTAGATCCTTGCTCATCGAAGTCTCTGCCAGATCCTTGTGCACCAAAGTTCATTGCAGATCCCTGTTCATTGAAGTCTCTGCCAGATGCTTGTGCATCCAAAGCCTTTGCAGATCCTTGCTCATTGAAGTCTCTGCCAGATCCCTGTTCATTGAAGTCTTTGCCAGATCCTTGTGCATCAAAGTCCATTGCAGATCCCTGTTCATCGAAGTCTCTGCCAGATCCTTGTGCATCAAAGTCCATTGCAGATCCCTGTTCATTGAAGTCTCTGCCAGATGCTTGTGCATCCAAAGCCTTTGCAGATACTTACCCATCGAAGGTCGACACAAATCCTTGTTCATCCCGTGGCTTTGCTGATCCCACCTCATCGAAGGCGCTCTTTAATTCGTGTATATCCAAGGCAGTTTCGAATCATTGCCATGCAGATCCCAGCTCCACAAATGCCATGGCATTCCACATGGACACGCGGGTCATTGAAGCAACTTGTGGCACCCAAACCAGCGTGCTGCCTCTGGTTGGAACTTCGGGCAATTTGGAGGCCGAAGGTTCAGACGTGAGCAACCAAGAGAACAGCTACACGACCTCCGGCACACAAGGATTACCACCGGCGTTTGGGTGTGATGATCAGACCTCGGGCACCTCTCGATCGCGCTCCGTCGTCAACAAGATCACCTGTTTGTGCTCCTCGGACCAGAAATCGATCTACAACAACCGCTTCGAGAAGGGTCCACGAGAAGAGGGCCACGTCCAGTACGGGGATGAGCTCATGCGGGAGAATTCCGATCATTGCAACATTTGTGAGGTGTGTCCACCGCCCCACGATCCCATGCAGTCCATTGGCAGCTCTGTGCGCGGTGCAGCACCCGCCAAGCCACTGTCCATCAAGTGCGACAAGTCCACGTGCACGTGCACCTCCCGGTGCCGGTCCAAGGGCAAAATGAAGAGCCAATCGAAGCAACAGTCCCGCCACGCGCCGCAGAGCTCCAAGCAGGTGTTCCTGGAGGATCAGGACGTGTTTCGCGACTGCGCCTCGTTCAACTCCAACGTCAAGTCTGTCAAGTCGAAGAGCAGCCGCAGATTGTCCTACGCTGATGCTTCATCATCGCTGCCGATCATCACCAGCTGCTACAGCAAGGCCCAAGGTGCGCCTAACACGACGGCTGTGTGTCCGTGCGGCGTCTGTGGTTTGTCACAGATTGACTGCAAGCACTCCAGGATCGACACATCTGGAACGTGCATCGGCGTTTGCGGCCAGGACAATGAGGAGGCGGCACTGTGGAGCTGTTACGAGCCATCCATTCAGATGAAGAGCCGCAGCGACGCCCAATGCATGGAGATAAAGAGCAGCAACGACGCCCAATCCATGGAGATGAAGAGCTGCTACGAACCATCATTGGACAAGCAGAGCGAGTCCGGCTACTTTCGCTCGCCGGACACATCGGCCTACACCGAGTACACGGATGCCCCCTGCaaggaggtggtggtggaaaGCCGCAAGGAGCGCATCATGGACATGGTGCAGCAGCTGAGCGATGCCGCTGACTGTGACTGCAACGAGGATCGTCCGGCCATGATACAGAATCTGTTTCGGGAGCTGGCCCTCATGCTGCGCATGGAGGAGGAGCGTGCCGTCGCCCCGCAGGACGAAATAAAGACACAAAAGCCTACCTTCGAGGAGTGCTGCGCCATCCAGCAGCAGTGCGACCCCCAGCCAGTCGACGAGAATGTCAAAGGCACAAAGGAACGGCGCCGCATTGAGTGCTTCGAGACGCTGGACGATGCCGTGCGCAAGTGCTTCATGAAACAGGAAACCAAACAGCTGCCAGAGGTGGAGATCTATGCACTCGAAGAGGACTCGGATTCGGATAGAGAAGATGCCTGTGCCCGGTGGCTGCCTTCTGCGGAATCAACCATATTCAAGGATGTGGAAGGTCAGGGATGCGGCAACGATGACGAGTTCCTGGACCCGAATAGCCAACGCCATCTCCTCGAACAGATGACAAAGCTAGTGAGGGAACCCAGTCCTGAAGAGTGTGACATGTGTGTGGAGATCTTGCATCAAGTTGTAGAGCCCTGCCGCAGTTACGATCGCAATAAATTCGATGGCGATTCATGTGACAAAATGGCGGAACCCCAAACCCCGCCCAAGGAGGCTAAAGTGATGCCTTCGAATATCAAAGTGGTGCCGGATAAAGTGGCACC TAAAGTGGTTCCCTGTGCCTCTCAAGATAAAACTTTGGCCAAACTAGACAAAGGCAATTCCGACGAATATTGCCCTCCACAGTATCAAAGCTCAAAGATTGAGCCCTGCCCAACGATTACGCCAGCACCCAGTCAAGTGCCCAGTGCCATGAAGACAGAGGTCTGTGTGACGGTGGAGAATTACAAACAGACGGAATCCAGCACCTCTGTGGATAAAGGCAAGAAGATCGAAAGCAAGCAGGAATCGTGCACCTCTGTGGATAAAGCCAAGAAGATCGATAGCAAGCAGGAGCTCTGTGCCACGGATTTGGGCAATCTCCTGCCCGATGGACCACTAAGTCCAGAGGCACGCCAGCTGTGCGAGAAGCTGCTGCGCCAGGCCCTGGTGGACTGTGGTGCCTGTGATAAGCTGGCACCATCTCAGTCGTGTCAGAGCTCAGAGGTGGCAGCCAGATCATATGAAGACCCAAAAGGAGCAGGGCACTGCCAGTGCTGTCATTGTCGTGCCCTCAAGTCCGAAAGAGAATGCAGAACCGTGTCCAAGACTCTGCGTGCGGCCATGTGCGATCCAGCTTGTGAAATG aaaTACTTTATCGACTCTATGATTGTGGACTTGGAGGTCATGGACCATGTGCTGgacaacaaaaaggcaaaggccaag GATGTAAGGGCAAATTGCTTGGGCAATGCGCTGGGAGCAGGCTTCCCCGTGACCATCAGCGCTGTCTCCAGTTTGGGCTGCACCGCTCTCTACATCAAATGGGATGTGCAGGACTGTGCCGGCATTGCCGGATACGAG ATTTACGTGGATGGAAATTTAAGGAGTCGCCTTTACAGCTACCGACACGAGGCAGCTGTGGTGGGATGTGTGGACGTCACAAAGGGACATCAGATTGTGCTGCGGGCCCAGGCAATAGGCCAGGACTTTCCAGGCGATGATCTGCCCGTGGGCAACTGCAAAACGGTGGTACATACCAGCCATCCGGAGATGTTGGTCGGAGCCAAGAGACCCTGGTCGCCCAGCATCTACTTCTATGATCCCAGCATGGGCATCAGGCAGGCGCCAGGCGCCAGGCGCGAGGCGAGCTAG